The following proteins come from a genomic window of Mobula hypostoma chromosome 15, sMobHyp1.1, whole genome shotgun sequence:
- the cidec gene encoding cell death activator CIDE-3, translating into MEYAKKSLSFLSSSSISRCVSASASVTSHLLNGGPHQRPFRVCNWDRSLKKGIMAEGLHDLLDKVQKSLHTTSSVSLLLEEDGTFIETEEFFQTVLDNTLFMVIERGQKWTPPENTGFHLRFPDKLCRRKDVARITFDLYKENPRDFIGCLNVKMTLYGSYSLSCDLQCMGAKKIMREALRLTMLTMQATGHILLGTSSYVQQLLDEVEQHVAGRPLPLLE; encoded by the exons ATGGAATATGCGAAAAAGTCTCTCAGTTTCTTATCTTCTAGTTCCATCTCCAG GTGCGTGTCTGCCAGTGCATCAGTAACTTCTCACCTGTTGAATGGTGGTCCACATCAAAGACCATTCAGAGTATGCAACTGGGATCGGAGTTTGAAGAAAGGTATCATGGCAGAGGGTCTTCATGATCTACTGGACAAG GTCCAAAAATCACTACATACGACATCCAGTGTCTCGCTTCTACTGGAGGAGGATGGGACCTTCATTGAGACTGAAGAATTCTTTCAGACTGTTTTAGACAACACCCTCTTTATGGTCATTGAGAGAGGGCAAAAGTGGACACCACCAGAG AATACTGGCTTTCACCTGCGTTTCCCTGACAAATTGTGTAGAAGAAAAGATGTTGCCAGAATAACCTTTGACCTCTACAAAGAAAATCCACGTGATTTCATTGGTTGTCTGAATGTAAAAATGACTCTCTATGGCTCATATTCTCTATCATGCGATCTTCAATGTATGGGGGCAAAGAAAATAATGAG GGAAGCCCTGCGCTTGACAATGTTAACAATGCAAGCTACAGGACACATCCTACTTGGTACATCAAGCTATGTCCAGCAGCTTTTGGATGAAGTGGAACAACATGTAGCAGGGAGACCCTTGCCCCTTCTTGAATGA